In the genome of Kluyveromyces marxianus DMKU3-1042 DNA, complete genome, chromosome 1, one region contains:
- the HMLALPHA1 gene encoding transcriptional co-activator mating type protein alpha gives MKSKAPTFKVTITKHNSTIKKSSKKKTTLSPKKIIQSSGYRKHEGVNLYMSKSYPTSIPDPPQSLISYLKKKLTNVDANEIVGTLISSNELDSRPKKNKPKRQINDFIAFRSYYSRILNGLVSQTELSSIISKHWTVDKQTRKMWEIIAQEYNCDRTNNNFFEWLRNNYVINKDWLFEIIKFDDYMVLKSQKPYIENIYKTGHKQVLDFSSEVKESEGNGNNQIDFFVDPIFLDYELSTENYDKFNLAFPDTQTLVNTI, from the coding sequence ATGAAATCCAAAGCACCAACTTTTAAAGTTACTATTACAAAACATAACTCTAcaataaagaaaagttcaaaaaagaagactaCTTTAAGTCCAAAAAAGATAATCCAAAGCTCAGGATATAGGAAACATGAAGGAGTAAACCTCTACATGTCAAAGTCTTACCCAACTTCAATCCCCGACCCACCGCAGTCGTTAATATCttatctaaaaaaaaagttaacCAACGTTGATGCAAATGAAATAGTGGGAACACTAATATCTTCCAACGAGCTGGATTCAAGacccaaaaaaaacaaacccAAAAGACAAATAAATGATTTTATAGCTTTCAGAAGTTATTATTCCAGAATATTGAATGGCCTTGTTTCTCAAACAGAGTTATCTTCAATAATATCCAAACATTGGACTGTTGATAAACAGACCAGAAAGATGTGGGAAATTATTGCACAAGAATATAATTGTGATAGgacaaataataatttttttgaatgGTTGAGAAATAATTATGTTATTAATAAGGACTGGCTTTTTGAAATAATCAAATTTGATGATTACATGGTTTTAAAATCACAAAAACcatatattgaaaatatatataaaactGGTCACAaacaagttttggatttcTCCAGTGAAGTAAAAGAGTCAGAaggaaatggaaacaaTCAAATAGACTTCTTTGTCGACCCAATATTTTTGGATTATGAATTATCAACTGAAAACTACGACAAATTCAACCTTGCATTTCCTGACACTCAAACACTAGTAAATACCATTtaa
- the HMLALPHA2 gene encoding homeodomain mating type protein alpha2 — translation MSKIPVQSLLNPESPREHFYKTYEIEHKQSQLDRTIQNLLTEFKRVFQLILLSREVFIQPNCVEIDDFVKKIRQTLIYERRGGEFNTIISKNVFNSVLCLLIVLQEKQKISLLENNILSKVESFKERRSENTNTVEFRILSSEHLNPTLNKVGKKNRFPKKSIKLLENWYECNRNSPYLTSNHLDYLECNTGLNKTQIKNWVANRRRKDKNSRVSLDIKNIFRQQ, via the coding sequence ATGTCAAAGATACCTGTTCAGTCGTTACTGAACCCTGAAAGTCCCAGAGAACACTTCTATAAAACTTACGAAATAGAACACAAACAAAGCCAACTTGACAGGACAATACAAAATCTCTTAACAGAATTTAAGAGAGTGTTTCAACTTATTTTATTGAGCAGAGAAGTCTTTATTCAACCTAACTGTGTTGAGATAGATGACTTTGTAAAAAAGATAAGGCAAACATTAATCTACGagagaagaggaggagaaTTTAATACTATCATTTCGAAAAACGTTTTCAATTCGGTATTATGTCTTCTTATTGTTCTACAGGAGAAACAGaaaatatcattattggaaaataatattttatcCAAAGTTGAAAGTTTTAAGGAACGTAGGTcagaaaacacaaacactGTAGAATTTagaattctttcttcagaACATTTGAATCCAACTTTAAATAAAgtaggaaagaagaatagaTTCCCAAAAAAGAGTATAAAATTACTTGAAAATTGGTATGAATGCAATAGAAATAGTCCATATCTTACGTCAAATCATTTGGATTATTTAGAATGTAACACTGGTCTCAATAAAAcacaaataaaaaattggGTAGcaaatagaagaagaaaagataaaaatTCCAGGGTATCGTTGGATATAAAGAATATTTTTAGACaacaataa
- the HMLALPHA3 gene encoding mating-type protein ALPHA3 codes for MTQVDISKWIIHPKGSFEFEERKKRLREERQKKLQEVKRANIVHNDPNFQHFKNWLLKNGGCGEYINIYEFDFQDDQNISDTFKETSENYLHPLETDPFSKYNADIKTEPFLNEKISDSLEKQVEIFQSVNEKNIFREIKTKDNKLIEECKCIREQLLEIIRECTGYIFVRGWSGYRVNTLIFKSYCKQDKGYQVLKPREKVKKQHDPDNLKQFSCSSTFSIHFNIKRKTVKLSFCHKMKHDILPVTKIPSSLKQFISTNLCFTARECFESLKRTPIYAEFVKSFDAKNIVKKIWKEVSESQWNLDIDSTTSAIKILKRFEDTGEVSILSCVNDDSETKTSLNKSKPLAFIYEKVLLQIKEEVREIVIDSTFSLSTDFRQYFVVVANFFGKGVPVGFMATKTNYIDQLTVSWFLKNILKRLPNVRCINSDWSLAEIKGIKSLGYYNQICLFHTLTAIRCRRTASKNSLIQTYSKQLFKDLFSFPWVDQKKFDLSIYDMKYLEKITESQARSIIKVVRLAICDHILFHSIGKKQIFNKSDSDNLKIYKVYEYHLRRIYELVVERFSLPCFFCYLFNQYYNFTSFCLMSRVGKPDFFSNLRTSMMCESYFNQLKSWNLSGSKNYRIDTFVYILLHKDLQKIKGNVKTTTKFEQKYDSTNLVHQHNKNLPTWRKQWVIEWKSLSRERQRKDSQMLEKECEHYGTQLKNWLCSCDSSILSPSSSCLHLNFLYSVLYPNYHGFELQRFGKRGNGLPLIKHKSLEENYQPDKGSMLSLSDEIQTNSSFEYLTSSIEEEQAEKMILETEFTLSSDIADTTEDSEAERDLEIFKFFLSDEETKSVILQSPQFKSIIYEMTYVIKRKKEEPNWRPKTNSPEKGFKHQAWIRSLKYHQLYIDVKTEGSMPLPI; via the coding sequence ATGACACAAGtagatatatcaaaatgGATAATCCATCCAAAAGGAtcctttgaatttgaagagaggaagaaaagattgagagaagaaagacagaaaaaattacaagagGTTAAAAGAGCAAACATAGTTCATAACGATCCcaattttcaacattttaAGAATTGGCTTTTGAAAAACGGTGGTTGTGGAGAATATATTAACATATATGAATTTGATTTCCAAGATGATCAAAATATTAGTGACACTTTTAAGGAAACATCGGAAAACTACCTTCATCCTTTAGAAACTGACCCATTTAGCAAATACAATGCTGACATCAAAACTGAACCCTTTcttaatgaaaaaatatctGACAGTTTAGAAAAACAGgttgaaatatttcagTCtgttaatgaaaaaaacaTATTTCGTGAAATAAAGACAAAAGACAATAAACTAATTGAAGAGTGCAAATGTATTAGAGAGCAGTTATTAGAAATTATTAGAGAGTGTACTGGATACATCTTTGTGAGAGGATGGTCTGGTTATCGAGTGAATACCCTGATATTCAAATCTTATTGTAAACAAGATAAAGGTTACCAAGTTTTGAAGCCAAGAgaaaaagttaaaaagcAACATGATCCCGATAACTTAAAACAGTTTAGTTGCTCCTcaaccttttcaattcactttaatattaaaagaaaaacagtCAAACTTAGCTTCTGTCATAAAATGAAGCATGATATACTACCTGTTACCAAaattccttcttcattaaAGCAGTTCATATCCACCAATTTGTGTTTTACTGCAAGGGAATGTTTTGAAAGCTTAAAAAGAACCCCAATATATGCAGAGTTTGTCAAGAGTTTTGACGCCAAAAATATAGTTAAAAAGATTTGGAAAGAGGTGTCGGAATCACAATGGAACTTAGATATAGATTCTACTACAAGTGCTattaaaatattaaaacGTTTTGAAGACACAGGGGAGGTTTCTATTTTATCATGTGTTAACGATGATTCGGAAACGAAAACAAGTTTGAATAAATCAAAACCACTTGCCTTTATATATGAAAAAGTTTTACTTCAGATAAAGGAAGAAGTACGTGAAATAGTAATTGATTCGACTTTTTCCCTATCCACTGATTTCAGACAGTATTTTGTTGTAGTTGCTAACTTCTTCGGAAAAGGAGTACCGGTTGGTTTCATGGCCACAAAGACAAATTATATTGACCAATTAACAGTTTCATGGTTTctaaaaaatattttaaaaCGTTTACCAAATGTAAGGTGTATTAATAGTGATTGGTCATTAGCTGAAATTAAGGGAATAAAATCACTTGGCTATTATAATCAAATTTGCCTGTTCCACACTCTGACGGCAATTAGATGTAGAAGAACAGCCTCTAAAAATTCACTTATTCAAACTTATTCtaaacaacttttcaaagatcttttttcttttccttgggtagatcaaaagaagtttgatTTATcaatatatgatatgaagtatcttgaaaaaattACTGAAAGTCAGGCACGTTCAATAATTAAAGTTGTAAGGCTTGCAATTTGTGATCACATTTTATTCCATTCCATTGGAAAAAAGCAAATATTTAACAAGAGTGACAGTGATAATTTAAAAATTTACAAAGTCTATGAGTATCACCTCAGGAGAATTTATGAATTAGTAGTCGAACGTTTTTCCCTTCCTTGCTTTTTTTGCTATTTGTTCAATCAATATTACAACTTTACCTCTTTCTGTTTAATGAGCCGAGTTGGAAAAccagattttttttccaaccTCAGAACGTCAATGATGTGTGAGAGTTATTTCAATCAACTTAAATCATGGAATCTATCTGGTTCAAAAAACTATAGAATTGATACatttgtttacattttgTTACACAAAGATTTACAAAAGATAAAGGGAAATGTCAAAACAACTACAaaatttgaacaaaaatatgatTCCACAAATTTAGTACATCAGCATAACAAAAACCTCCCAACATGGAGGAAACAATGGGTTATAGAATGGAAGAGTTTAAGCAGGGAAAGACAGAGAAAAGATTCTCAAATGTTAGAAAAAGAATGTGAACATTATGGAACACAATTGAAAAACTGGCTTTGCAGTTGCGATAGCTCTATATTAAGCCCTTCATCAAGTTGTTTACATCTAAACTTCTTATACTCTGTCTTATATCCAAATTATCATGGGTTTGAACTTCAGAGATTTGGGAAAAGAGGTAATGGCCTTCCATTAATTAAACACAAATCTCTAGAAGAAAACTATCAACCAGATAAAGGATCCATGCTTTCCTTATCAGATGAAATCCAAACGAATAGTTCATTTGAGTATTTGACATCTTCAATAGAGGAAGAACAGGCTGAAAAGATGATATTAGAGACAGAATTTACACTCTCTTCTGATATTGCCGATACTACAGAGGATAGTGAAGCTGAGAGAGATCTAgaaattttcaaattctttctttctgatgaagaaacaaaatctGTAATATTGCAATCTCCACAGTTTAAGAGCATAATTTATGAAATGACTTATGTCATAAAACgtaaaaaagaagagcCTAACTGGAGACCAAAAACCAATTCACCAGAAAAAGGTTTTAAACATCAAGCTTGGATAAGAAGTCTCAAATACCACCAATTATATATTGATGTGAAAACAGAAGGTAGTATGCCCCTTCCTATATAA